Proteins from a genomic interval of Nitrospirota bacterium:
- a CDS encoding formate dehydrogenase accessory protein FdhE, whose translation MKKSLEQKKEQIAFYREKNPAYNEILEFYEKVLTEQELIKTMLNIAPPELKKELKNFHEKEGFSLLNKEDFYIDLISSASLFESLCRIGKITNEKMNNSIQVIENAISNKNLVIEELLKRHFDESYMERISLDNDIDKTILKFLIYMSILPSINTQVEMLEKNLNTKNWLKGYCPICGELPFISELKGEGQRYLLCSFCNLEWQSERLKCPFCGNNDHNKLHFFYVEGIETHRVDLCDNCQQYIKTVDSRKLNYEPDLNLEDITTMHFDILASEKGFKRPVTSPFGL comes from the coding sequence AGAATCCTGCATACAATGAGATTCTTGAATTCTACGAAAAAGTGCTAACCGAACAGGAACTCATCAAGACAATGCTCAATATTGCACCACCAGAGCTTAAGAAAGAGTTGAAAAACTTTCATGAAAAAGAAGGGTTTTCTTTACTCAACAAAGAAGATTTTTATATCGATTTAATTTCGTCCGCCAGTTTATTTGAATCTCTTTGCCGTATCGGAAAAATTACAAATGAAAAGATGAACAATAGTATTCAGGTTATAGAAAATGCAATCAGCAATAAAAATTTAGTCATAGAAGAATTGTTAAAAAGACATTTCGATGAATCGTATATGGAAAGAATTTCATTGGATAATGATATTGATAAAACAATTTTGAAATTTTTGATTTATATGAGCATATTGCCATCAATTAATACACAGGTTGAAATGCTCGAAAAAAATCTTAATACAAAAAACTGGCTTAAAGGATATTGTCCCATCTGTGGTGAATTACCCTTCATTTCCGAACTAAAAGGGGAAGGACAGAGATATCTTTTGTGTTCTTTTTGTAACTTAGAATGGCAAAGTGAACGATTGAAATGTCCTTTCTGTGGAAACAATGATCATAACAAACTGCACTTTTTTTATGTCGAGGGGATTGAAACGCACCGTGTAGATTTATGTGATAATTGTCAACAGTATATAAAGACGGTTGATTCAAGGAAACTAAATTATGAGCCTGATTTAAATCTGGAAGATATTACAACAATGCATTTCGATATCCTGGCTTCTGAAAAAGGGTTCAAAAGACCAGTAACCTCCCCCTTCGGACTCTGA
- a CDS encoding polymer-forming cytoskeletal protein has protein sequence MFSKNTEKLESFVGTNSNFKGDIDTKGTLRIDGTMTGNINADWVILGEKALLKGNITARGIIIGGKVEGNLKAKEIVELKSKGHIIGDISTIKLTIAEGGIFEGMSIMSKEDSKIVEFQAKNSI, from the coding sequence ATGTTTTCGAAAAATACTGAGAAGCTCGAATCGTTTGTTGGAACAAATTCAAATTTTAAAGGTGATATTGATACGAAAGGTACTCTCAGAATTGATGGCACAATGACAGGAAATATTAATGCTGATTGGGTAATACTTGGTGAAAAAGCTCTATTGAAAGGCAATATTACAGCAAGGGGTATTATTATAGGTGGTAAAGTTGAAGGTAATCTGAAAGCAAAAGAAATAGTTGAATTAAAATCAAAAGGTCATATTATTGGAGATATATCAACAATTAAACTTACTATTGCCGAAGGTGGTATTTTTGAAGGCATGTCAATAATGTCAAAAGAAGATTCAAAGATTGTAGAGTTTCAGGCTAAAAATTCTATTTAA
- a CDS encoding M23 family metallopeptidase, protein MLIPHAKNKPLNLKVPLIILLSSFLFTFLGVIYVFSIAVNTFEYYKMKDTLNYYSQQFAELNTTISTLKKVEDEFRRLFSLNSKEKVLENINTLDSGSIDMENLKQQIRKTIETVGEIKDYLHIQRDIYIATPKGLPAVVNISSPYGIRKHPMSGQTDFHSGIDISSDAGVPIKATADGIVSYSGWSGSNGNLVVIEHGHGFSTFYAHNSMNTVKIGQKVKRGEIIAYVGSTGNSTGPHVHYEIWKDGVHVNPSEYLKKEGS, encoded by the coding sequence ATGCTTATCCCTCATGCAAAAAATAAACCTTTAAATTTAAAGGTTCCTCTTATAATACTCCTTTCTTCATTTTTATTTACTTTTTTAGGAGTCATTTATGTATTTTCAATTGCAGTTAATACATTCGAGTACTATAAGATGAAAGACACATTAAATTACTATTCTCAGCAATTTGCTGAACTTAATACAACTATATCAACATTAAAAAAAGTTGAAGATGAGTTCAGAAGATTATTTTCACTAAATTCAAAGGAAAAAGTTCTCGAGAATATTAATACTTTAGATAGTGGCTCTATTGATATGGAAAACTTAAAGCAACAGATTAGAAAAACAATTGAAACAGTAGGGGAAATAAAAGATTATTTGCATATTCAAAGAGATATTTATATTGCAACACCGAAGGGACTTCCAGCTGTTGTGAATATATCTTCTCCGTATGGGATAAGGAAACATCCTATGAGTGGGCAGACAGATTTCCATTCTGGAATAGATATCTCATCTGATGCTGGAGTTCCGATAAAGGCTACGGCTGACGGAATAGTGAGTTATTCTGGTTGGAGTGGTAGTAATGGAAATCTCGTTGTGATTGAGCATGGTCATGGATTTTCTACATTTTATGCTCATAATAGTATGAATACTGTGAAGATAGGGCAAAAAGTTAAAAGAGGGGAAATAATTGCCTATGTAGGTTCAACAGGCAATTCAACCGGGCCTCATGTCCATTATGAAATATGGAAGGATGGCGTGCATGTAAACCCATCTGAATATTTAAAAAAGGAGGGTTCATAA
- a CDS encoding phosphoribosylformylglycinamidine cyclo-ligase yields MGTRLTYRKAGVDIDEGERFIKSISPLVRKTFRPEVLTEIGSFSALFKLNLKKYKNPVLVSGTDGVGTKLKIAFLMDKHDTVGIDLVAMCVNDIITSGAEPLFFLDYLATGRLNSDKASDIIRGIIKGCIEARCSLIGGETAEMPGFYKNGEYDLSGFAVGVVEKGKIVDGSRIKAGDVIIGIASSGLHSNGFSLVRRLFFDIKKISVKKYINQINCTLGEELLKPTRIYVDAILRLKDKIKIKGMAHITGGGIPGNLPRVFPHGLQANIRRDSWPVPEIFQIIESSGKISKVEMNRTFNMGIGFTIIVSKSSIEETLSILNNSGYPAFVIGAIEKGGKGVRYS; encoded by the coding sequence ATGGGGACTCGTCTTACTTATAGGAAAGCCGGAGTTGATATTGATGAGGGAGAGAGATTCATAAAGAGTATCTCTCCACTTGTCAGAAAAACATTCAGACCTGAAGTTTTAACAGAAATTGGTTCGTTCAGTGCACTTTTTAAGCTTAATCTTAAAAAATATAAAAACCCTGTGCTCGTAAGTGGGACAGATGGGGTTGGAACAAAACTAAAGATAGCTTTTTTGATGGACAAGCATGATACAGTCGGAATAGATCTTGTTGCAATGTGTGTGAATGATATTATTACCAGTGGGGCTGAGCCTTTATTCTTCCTTGATTATTTAGCAACAGGAAGACTCAATTCAGACAAAGCTTCAGATATTATTAGAGGAATCATTAAAGGATGTATTGAAGCTCGTTGTTCACTTATTGGTGGTGAAACAGCAGAAATGCCCGGCTTCTATAAAAATGGAGAATATGATCTTTCCGGTTTTGCTGTTGGTGTTGTAGAAAAAGGAAAGATAGTAGATGGTTCACGAATTAAAGCCGGAGATGTAATTATAGGTATTGCTTCAAGTGGATTGCATAGCAATGGGTTTTCACTCGTCAGGAGACTTTTTTTTGATATTAAAAAGATATCAGTTAAAAAGTATATAAATCAAATCAACTGTACGCTTGGAGAAGAGCTTCTTAAACCAACAAGAATTTATGTAGATGCAATATTGAGATTAAAAGATAAGATAAAAATTAAAGGTATGGCTCATATTACAGGAGGTGGGATACCTGGAAACCTTCCAAGGGTATTTCCACATGGTCTTCAGGCAAATATTAGAAGGGATTCATGGCCTGTTCCTGAAATTTTTCAAATAATAGAAAGCTCTGGAAAAATATCAAAAGTTGAAATGAACAGAACATTTAATATGGGCATAGGTTTTACAATTATAGTTTCAAAAAGTTCTATAGAAGAAACATTAAGTATCTTGAATAATTCAGGATACCCAGCTTTTGTTATTGGAGCAATTGAGAAAGGAGGTAAGGGTGTTAGGTATTCATAG
- the surE gene encoding 5'/3'-nucleotidase SurE: MPIILVTNDDGVNSSGIIALFHAMKELGDTYIVAPDRERSAVSHSLTMHRPLKVENLKERVYCVNGTPTDCVAIALNKILPERPVFVVSGINKGANLGDDITYSGTVSAAIESTIMGIPAFAISLVIKNNPPQHFHFDTASKVAIEIGKYILNHSLPYDTLLNVNVPNDDIKKIRGIKFTRQGKRIYDGAIHETLSPNGEKYYWIGGGRPFWEHGEDTDIQAIEDNYISVTPLHLDLTNYEALNFFKKLPFDIIF, from the coding sequence ATGCCTATTATTCTTGTTACAAATGATGATGGAGTAAATTCCTCTGGGATTATTGCTTTGTTTCATGCAATGAAGGAACTCGGAGATACATATATCGTTGCGCCTGACAGAGAGAGAAGTGCTGTAAGTCACTCCCTAACAATGCATAGACCTCTAAAAGTAGAAAATTTGAAGGAACGTGTTTATTGTGTAAATGGCACACCCACTGACTGTGTGGCTATAGCACTCAACAAGATTTTACCTGAACGGCCTGTCTTCGTTGTCTCAGGAATTAATAAAGGTGCTAATCTTGGAGATGACATAACATACTCTGGGACAGTATCAGCTGCAATAGAGAGTACAATTATGGGAATTCCAGCATTTGCTATCTCTTTAGTCATAAAAAATAATCCACCTCAACATTTTCATTTTGATACAGCATCAAAGGTTGCTATTGAAATAGGTAAATATATTCTCAATCATTCTTTGCCTTACGACACTTTGCTAAATGTGAATGTGCCAAATGATGATATTAAAAAGATTAGAGGTATAAAATTCACCAGACAGGGAAAAAGGATTTATGATGGTGCAATTCATGAAACACTTTCACCTAACGGAGAAAAATATTACTGGATAGGTGGAGGAAGACCTTTTTGGGAACATGGTGAAGATACTGATATTCAAGCTATTGAAGACAATTACATCTCTGTCACCCCATTACATCTTGATCTCACAAATTATGAAGCTCTGAATTTTTTTAAAAAACTACCTTTCGATATAATTTTTTAG
- a CDS encoding NAD(P)/FAD-dependent oxidoreductase, giving the protein MKTYDVIIIGAGPAGIFSALELLTVNKNIRILMIEKGKDIDQRICPMKIHEISCRECPECALLSGWGGAGAYSDGKLNLSPDIGGSLLRYIHIDDLKALISYVDDTYIKFGAPKIAYGEDTDEIIKLKRLASEHNLSLIPSKIRHIGTDRCKTVLKKIKEFLQHDIDIIFGSETENIIVRKGNVQGIKLKDKTKLFADFVVLAPGREGSRWLEKESKRLGLTLLQNPVDIGVRVEIPASVFEPITKITYEPKLIFNSKKFKDRVRTFCVNPYGEVVKEYLKGIWTVNGHSYSHSRSNNTNFALLVDTIFTEPFDEPIRYGRYIAELANILGKGVLIQRLGDLHNGRRSTYKRIQEGKVEPTLKDATPGDLSFAIPYRYLSDILEMIEALDKIAPGVNSEHTLLYGVEVKFYSVLLKLNENLETEIKNLFAIGDGAGVSRGLIQASVSGIIAAREISRRL; this is encoded by the coding sequence ATGAAAACTTATGATGTAATAATTATTGGAGCAGGACCAGCAGGAATATTCAGTGCACTTGAATTGCTAACGGTAAATAAGAACATAAGGATACTTATGATCGAAAAAGGAAAGGATATAGACCAGAGGATTTGTCCGATGAAAATACATGAGATTTCATGCAGGGAATGTCCTGAATGTGCTCTTCTAAGTGGCTGGGGAGGAGCAGGTGCATACAGTGACGGGAAATTGAATCTTTCACCGGATATAGGGGGATCACTCTTGCGGTATATTCATATAGACGATTTAAAAGCTTTAATTTCTTATGTTGATGATACTTATATTAAGTTCGGAGCACCAAAGATCGCCTATGGAGAAGACACTGACGAGATTATAAAACTGAAGAGACTTGCATCAGAACATAATCTTTCACTCATACCTTCAAAGATCAGACATATAGGCACTGACAGATGCAAAACAGTGCTAAAAAAAATTAAGGAATTTCTCCAGCACGATATTGACATTATTTTCGGTTCAGAGACTGAAAATATCATTGTAAGAAAGGGAAATGTACAGGGAATAAAACTTAAGGACAAAACAAAACTCTTTGCTGATTTCGTTGTTCTTGCACCAGGTCGGGAGGGATCAAGATGGCTCGAAAAAGAATCCAAGAGATTAGGTCTGACATTGTTACAAAATCCTGTCGATATAGGTGTCAGGGTAGAAATACCCGCATCAGTTTTTGAACCCATCACAAAAATAACTTATGAGCCGAAACTTATATTCAATTCCAAGAAATTCAAAGACAGGGTCAGAACCTTCTGTGTTAATCCATATGGAGAAGTAGTAAAAGAATATCTAAAAGGTATCTGGACAGTTAATGGACATAGTTACTCTCATTCCAGGTCAAATAATACAAATTTTGCACTTCTTGTTGATACAATTTTTACAGAACCTTTTGATGAACCAATACGATATGGTCGATATATTGCCGAACTTGCAAATATTTTAGGCAAAGGTGTTTTAATTCAACGACTTGGCGATTTGCATAATGGCAGGCGTTCAACATATAAACGTATTCAAGAAGGTAAAGTTGAGCCAACTCTTAAAGATGCCACGCCCGGAGATTTAAGCTTTGCAATACCTTACCGCTATCTATCTGATATACTTGAAATGATCGAAGCTCTCGATAAGATTGCCCCTGGTGTCAATTCAGAGCATACTTTGCTCTATGGTGTTGAGGTTAAATTTTATTCTGTATTACTTAAATTGAATGAAAATCTTGAAACCGAAATAAAAAATCTTTTTGCAATAGGGGATGGTGCAGGTGTAAGTAGAGGGCTGATACAGGCATCTGTTTCGGGAATAATAGCTGCACGAGAAATCAGCAGGAGGCTTTAG
- a CDS encoding protein-L-isoaspartate(D-aspartate) O-methyltransferase has protein sequence MDFKELRELMVKTQLIPRGIRDERVLRAMKKVPRHLFVDEHIQHKAYDDMALSIGEGQTISQPYMVAVMTELLELKGNEKVLEIGSGSGYQAAILAELSKEVYTVERIAVLAEKAKNKLNSMGYTNIHIKVSNGTLGWPEQAPFDRIILTAGTPKVPEPLINQLSDEGILIGPVGDRFSQQLLKIKKSKGKLSEQYHTPCVFVPLIGKYGWQEDKDNPQYIF, from the coding sequence ATGGACTTTAAAGAATTAAGAGAATTAATGGTAAAAACACAACTCATCCCGAGGGGTATTAGAGACGAGCGCGTCCTGAGAGCAATGAAAAAAGTCCCGAGACATCTCTTTGTTGATGAACATATTCAACATAAAGCCTATGATGATATGGCACTTTCAATTGGAGAAGGTCAGACAATCTCTCAACCATACATGGTAGCAGTAATGACTGAACTACTTGAGTTAAAAGGTAATGAAAAAGTTCTGGAGATAGGTTCAGGTTCAGGTTATCAAGCAGCTATCCTTGCTGAATTGTCTAAAGAAGTATACACTGTTGAACGCATTGCTGTGCTTGCAGAAAAAGCAAAAAACAAACTTAATTCAATGGGATATACAAACATTCATATTAAAGTTAGCAATGGGACATTAGGATGGCCTGAACAGGCACCTTTTGATAGGATTATACTAACTGCAGGAACCCCTAAAGTTCCTGAACCCTTAATCAACCAGTTATCAGATGAAGGAATTCTAATAGGTCCAGTTGGGGATAGATTTTCTCAGCAACTGTTGAAGATTAAAAAATCAAAAGGTAAACTTTCAGAACAGTATCATACCCCATGTGTCTTTGTCCCGCTTATCGGCAAGTATGGGTGGCAGGAAGATAAAGATAACCCACAGTATATTTTTTAA